Sequence from the Bacteroidota bacterium genome:
AATTCAGAGCTTGTAATATTGCAATAATTGGCGATTTGATGCTCGATAAGTATATTTTTGGTAAAGTTGATAGAATTTCACCAGAAGCGCCAATTCCAATCATTAAAGTTGAAGAAGAAAAATATGTTCCGGGTGGTGCTGCAAATGTAGCTGCAAATATTTCTACTTTAGGTGGTAATCCATTTCTTCATGGTATTTTGGGAAATGATACTGCTAAAAAGATTTTGTTGGAAAAAACAGAGAATCTTAATATCAATAATCATGGAATTATTGTGCAGGATTCTAAAACTACTATTCAAAAAATTCGGATTATTGCTCAAAACCAACAATTGCTAAGAATTGATTATGAAGATACAAACTACATTGATAGTTATACAAAAGGCCAATTTGTAAATAAGTTGAAGATGCATAAAAATATTTCTGTAATTTTGATTTCTGATTATGCAAAAGGAACAATAACAAACGATTTAATGGAAAATATTAAAACTTTTGCTAAAGAAAACAATATTTTAATAATTGCCGATCCCAAACCATTGCATAAAGCTTTTTACAAAGATGTATTTTTAATAACACCTAATAAGAAAGAGGCTGAAGAAATGTGTAATATGAAAATCCGGGACACAGGGGATGTTGAAAAATGCGGAAAACAATTGATGAATGAGTTAAAATGTAATGTAGTAATTACAAATGGCGAAAAAGGAATGTCAGTTTTTGAAAATGGGCAAGCTGTAGAACATATACCTACAAAAGCAAAAGAAGTTTTTGAT
This genomic interval carries:
- the rfaE1 gene encoding D-glycero-beta-D-manno-heptose-7-phosphate kinase encodes the protein MINKEYLIEAINKFRACNIAIIGDLMLDKYIFGKVDRISPEAPIPIIKVEEEKYVPGGAANVAANISTLGGNPFLHGILGNDTAKKILLEKTENLNINNHGIIVQDSKTTIQKIRIIAQNQQLLRIDYEDTNYIDSYTKGQFVNKLKMHKNISVILISDYAKGTITNDLMENIKTFAKENNILIIADPKPLHKAFYKDVFLITPNKKEAEEMCNMKIRDTGDVEKCGKQLMNELKCNVVITNGEKGMSVFENGQAVEHIPTKAKEVFDVSGAGDTVVSAIALALSSGISLKESAYLANLAAGIKVAKVGTAPVCKEELINLIETGL